CTAATATTCTAAAATGTGACGGAGTTTAGTAGTTTGGACGGATTATTGGATTTCCGTTGCTAATCTAAGGAGACAAGGATTGGCAGAATGTGGAGTTTCGATTCCATAAACCCAAATGAGCAAGCTTCCTAGAAAAGCTTTTTAGATGCTACATTAGGTCTTATCCGTACCGAAAACCAACACAGGTAGGTTGGCGTTAGTGTGCCAAGGTGAACGAGTGAAATCTCCTGAAGGAACTCGGCAAAAAAGCAGGCGTAAGTTCGCAATATGCCTTGCCGTTCATTTAGAACGGCCGCAGCAAAAGACCCCCTAGCGACTGTTTATCAAAAACACAGGTCCCTGCTAACTCGTAAGAGGATGTATAGGGGCTGAGGCCTGACCAGTGCTGGAACGTTAAGATTGGCGGTATCCTGTTTTGCAGGATGCTGACTGATTGAAGCGCCAGTGAACGTCGGCGATAACTATAATCGTCCAAAGGTAGCGTAATCCCTTGCCGGGTAAGTTCCGGCCCGCATGAAAGGCTTAACGACTAGGGGACTGTCTCCAGGAGTAGCTCGGTGAAAATGCAATACCGGTAAAGATGCCGGTTACCTGCGGCTAGACGGGAAGACCCCGGGAGCTTTACTGTAGTTAGACATTGAATTTTGGTTTAAGATGCGTAGCGTAGGTGGTAGACTATGAATCTTTATTTTCGGATAAGGAGGAGTCGCCAATGAAACACCACCCTTTTTAAATCTCAATTCTAACTTCGTTTATAACGGAAAACAGTGTTTAACGGTCAGTTTAAGTGGGGCACTTGCCTCCTAAAGAGTAATGGAGGCGTTTACAAGGTCGGCTAGCTCCGGATGGAAATCGGAGCGTTAGGACAAAGCCATAAGCCGGCTTTACAGCGAGACGGATAAGTCGAGCTGTTGCGAAAGCAGAACTTAGTGAACCGACGGATTTTGGTAGAAAATCCGAAGATCAGCAGCCAAAAGTTACCCCGGGGATAACAGGCTAGTAGGGCCCGCGAGTCCATATCAACGGCCCTGTTCGGCACCTCGATGTCGGCTCAACGCATCCTGGGGGTGAAGCAGCTCCCAAGGGTTTGGCTGTTCGCCAATTAAAGCGTTACGTGAGCTGGGTTCAGACCGTCGTGAGACAGGTTGGTCCCTATCTACCGCAGGCGCAGAGTCTTGAGGGGATTTGATCCTAGTACGAGAGGACCGGATTGAACTAACCTCTGGTGTACCAGTTGTTTTGCCAAAAGCATCGCTGGGTAGCTATGTTGGGCGGGATAAGCGCTGAAAGCATATAAGCACGAAACCCACCCCAAGATTAGGACTCATAGATTCCTCGAAGATGACGAGGTTGATAGGCTGCAGGTGTAAAGGCAGAAATGCCCTCAGCCAAGCAGTACTAATAAATCATCATTAATCTTTGCTTAAATTTGGTTGGCTAATAATTTGTGGTTGTAATTTAAAAATTGTTTATTGTTATCATAAGGGGACTATACTGGTGTTGCTCCACCCGTTCCCATTCCGAACACGGAAGTGAAATACACCAAGGCCGATGGTAGTCCTTATGGGCAAGAGTAGGTAGTCCCCCTATAATGACCGTAAACTATTTTAAAAAACGGAATTAAAAACCCGTATTTTTTTTACCCTTTATTTTTCCCTTTATTTAAGTTATTATGCTATATGGTCAAGAGAAGAAAAAATAGAAAAACTATTATTGTAATATCGGCAATAGTTTTGGTTTTTCTTCTTTTTTTCTTTTTTGAAGCGAAAACAAAAGAATATTTTTATCTTCTTTCTTCTAATTTTCAAAAATCCATTTGGGCAATAAGTAAAGATTTTTACGGTTTTGTTGAAAAAAAGAAAGAATTGGAAAATCTTAGAAGTGAAAATGCTTTTCTTTTGCAAAAAATAGAAAGCGCCAAACTTTATGAAGCGGAAAATAGGCAATTAAGAACTGCTCTTTCTCTTGAAATGGAAAAAGAGTATAACTTGCTTTTATCAAGTATTGTTGCCAAAAAAATATCAGACGACATACTTATTATCGATAAAGGAAAACTTGACGGAGTTTCAACTGGGATGCCGGTTGTTACGGCAGAAAAAGCGCTGGTTGGAAAAATAGGAGAGACATATGATTATTTTTCAGAAGTTTATCTTGCTTCAAAAAAAGATTTTTCCTTTGATATAATTGTAAATGAAGATATTTTTGCAATTTCAAAAGGACTGGGAAATTTAAAACTTGGAATTGACCTGATTCCTCCTTCCAAAAAACCTGAAACAGGAGAAATCGTTCTAACTAGCGGAACAGGAGGAATTTTTCCAAAAGGACTTTTAGTGGGAAAGATTGAAACAATAGAAAAAAGCGACACTGATTTCTATTTTTTCGGAAACATATCTCCCTTCTTTAAACTGGAAAGAAACGAGAATTTATTTATTATCGACAAGCCCATATATGATTTTTAAAAAAGTCCTCTTTATTTTCCTTTTGTATTTCTTGAGTTTAATCCAAACAAGTTTTCTCCCTATTTTTTACTACTTTAATATAATTGGAATTATCGTACTAATTATTAATATTTATGAAAGCCCAAAAAAATATTTTGGAATATGGACATCATTTTTCGGAGGATTCTTTTTAGATATTTTTTCATCTCATTTCTTCGGATATTACACCCTTGTTTTAATATTAATGTCTTTGCTAATAAAATTTGTTATTAAAAAAAATGTTTCTATTCCTTACACCCAAAAAATTTAGAATAAAAAAATTCCTTATTAAAGAAGATATAGAACCTCAAGAGATTTTTTTAGACAAACTTGCTCAAAAAAAAGAAGAAGAGATAGGAATATCGGAAAAGAAGTTTGAAACTCCTTTGTCTTTTAGAATTTCCAGTTTTTTGCGTTTTTCAATGTTTTTTTCCATATTATTCTTATTAGCGCTAACTTTTTATTATCAAATTTTAAACAATGAAAAATTCTCCGCTTTTGCCTATGAGAATAAGTTTGCCGTTTTTTCAGTAAAAGCAGCAAGAGGCATAATATACGACCAATTTTATAACCAGCTTGTA
The nucleotide sequence above comes from Candidatus Paceibacterota bacterium. Encoded proteins:
- the mreC gene encoding rod shape-determining protein MreC — encoded protein: MVKRRKNRKTIIVISAIVLVFLLFFFFEAKTKEYFYLLSSNFQKSIWAISKDFYGFVEKKKELENLRSENAFLLQKIESAKLYEAENRQLRTALSLEMEKEYNLLLSSIVAKKISDDILIIDKGKLDGVSTGMPVVTAEKALVGKIGETYDYFSEVYLASKKDFSFDIIVNEDIFAISKGLGNLKLGIDLIPPSKKPETGEIVLTSGTGGIFPKGLLVGKIETIEKSDTDFYFFGNISPFFKLERNENLFIIDKPIYDF